In a genomic window of Halalkalicoccus sp. CG83:
- a CDS encoding Hsp20/alpha crystallin family protein: protein MALPTNPANTWSQSASLPSRLFGSSDDVELYEEDEAFVLSIEMPGFDREEIDLTWDDGRLRVAAEHVDEARDRKRTYHRTFRLPKQIEDGEIDATYRNGVLEVTLPIARGATQRGRSIEIEG from the coding sequence ATGGCACTGCCCACGAACCCTGCGAACACGTGGAGCCAGTCAGCGAGCCTTCCATCACGGCTGTTCGGCAGTTCGGACGACGTAGAGCTCTACGAGGAAGACGAGGCGTTCGTCCTCTCGATCGAGATGCCCGGCTTCGATCGGGAGGAGATCGACCTGACGTGGGACGACGGCCGATTGCGCGTCGCCGCCGAGCACGTCGACGAAGCGCGCGACCGAAAGCGAACCTACCACCGCACGTTCCGCCTACCCAAGCAGATCGAGGACGGGGAGATCGACGCGACCTACCGTAACGGCGTGCTCGAGGTGACGCTCCCGATCGCGAGGGGCGCGACCCAGCGCGGTCGCTCGATCGAGATCGAGGGCTGA